One region of Skermanella mucosa genomic DNA includes:
- a CDS encoding hydrolase: protein MTDTKLHLLTPHNCQLIFIDHQPQMAFGVQSIDRQVLKSNTVALAKAAKIFNIPTTITTVETESFSGFTYPELLDVFPGKKLLERTSMNSWDDQKVRDALASNGQKKVVVSGLWTEVCNNSFALSAMLEGGYEIYMVADASGGTSKEAHDYSMQRMIQVGVVPVTWQQVLLEWQRDWARRDTYDAVMALVREHSGAYGMGVDYAYTMVHKAPQRTREPNEALAPIAAE from the coding sequence ATGACCGACACGAAGCTTCACCTGCTGACGCCCCACAATTGCCAGCTGATCTTCATCGACCACCAGCCGCAGATGGCGTTCGGCGTGCAGTCGATCGACCGCCAGGTCCTGAAGAGCAACACCGTGGCGCTGGCCAAGGCCGCGAAGATCTTCAACATCCCGACCACGATCACCACGGTGGAGACCGAAAGCTTCTCCGGCTTCACCTATCCCGAACTGCTGGACGTGTTCCCCGGCAAGAAGCTGCTGGAGCGGACCTCCATGAACTCCTGGGACGACCAGAAGGTGCGCGACGCCCTGGCTTCGAACGGACAGAAGAAGGTCGTCGTCTCCGGCCTCTGGACGGAGGTGTGCAACAACTCCTTCGCCCTGTCGGCCATGCTGGAGGGCGGATACGAGATCTACATGGTGGCCGACGCGTCCGGCGGCACCTCGAAGGAGGCGCACGACTACTCCATGCAGCGCATGATCCAGGTCGGCGTGGTTCCGGTGACCTGGCAGCAGGTGCTGCTGGAATGGCAGCGCGACTGGGCGCGCCGGGACACCTACGACGCCGTCATGGCCCTGGTTCGCGAGCATTCCGGCGCCTACGGCATGGGCGTCGATTATGCCTACACCATGGTCCACAAGGCGCCGCAGCGCACCAGGGAGCCGAACGAGGCCCTGGCGCCGATCGCCGCCGAGTAA
- a CDS encoding response regulator transcription factor, whose amino-acid sequence MSANLLIAVVDDDDSAREAAVSLVRAMGFAASGFRSAAEFLGSGEAARTACLIADVRMPGMGGLDLHRHLVASGTPIPTVLVTAFPDETTRARAMRAGVGNYLAKPFEPDELLGCIRSGFARGAGEPG is encoded by the coding sequence ATGTCCGCGAACCTGCTGATTGCGGTCGTCGACGATGACGATTCGGCCCGGGAGGCCGCGGTCAGCCTCGTCAGGGCGATGGGGTTCGCGGCATCGGGATTCCGGAGCGCCGCCGAGTTCCTGGGTTCCGGGGAAGCGGCGCGGACCGCCTGCCTGATCGCGGACGTGAGGATGCCCGGCATGGGCGGGCTCGACCTGCACCGCCATCTCGTCGCGTCGGGCACGCCGATCCCGACCGTCCTGGTCACCGCCTTTCCCGATGAGACGACCCGCGCCCGCGCAATGAGGGCGGGGGTCGGAAACTATCTGGCCAAACCGTTCGAGCCGGACGAACTGCTCGGCTGCATCCGCTCGGGCTTCGCCCGGGGCGCAGGGGAGCCGGGCTGA
- a CDS encoding response regulator transcription factor, with amino-acid sequence MSLPSSVVFVVDDDPSVRESIRSLLRSVGHSVQVFDTTQAFMLAERIDAPGCLILDVRLPGSSGLEFQRALAGSGISIPIVFITGHGDIPMSVAAMKAGALEFLTKPFRDQDLLDAVHRGIELDRGRRDELAMLAELRERFATLTPREQEIMALVAAGQMNKQIAGELQLSEVTVKVHRAQVMRKMQAKSLPDLVRIADKLGAGTAKP; translated from the coding sequence ATGAGCCTGCCGTCTTCCGTCGTCTTCGTCGTCGATGACGATCCCTCGGTCCGCGAGTCGATCCGCAGCCTGCTGCGCTCGGTCGGCCACTCGGTCCAGGTGTTCGACACGACGCAGGCCTTCATGCTCGCGGAGAGGATCGACGCGCCCGGCTGCCTGATCCTGGATGTCAGGCTGCCCGGCTCCAGCGGGCTGGAGTTCCAGCGCGCCCTGGCCGGATCGGGCATCAGCATTCCGATCGTCTTCATAACCGGGCACGGCGACATCCCGATGTCGGTGGCCGCGATGAAGGCGGGCGCGCTCGAGTTCCTGACCAAGCCCTTCCGGGATCAGGACCTGCTCGACGCGGTCCACCGGGGCATCGAACTGGACCGCGGCCGCCGGGATGAACTGGCCATGCTCGCGGAGTTGCGGGAACGCTTCGCGACGCTGACGCCGCGCGAGCAGGAGATCATGGCGCTGGTCGCCGCCGGCCAGATGAACAAGCAGATCGCCGGCGAGCTTCAGCTCAGCGAGGTCACGGTGAAGGTCCACCGTGCCCAGGTCATGCGCAAGATGCAGGCGAAGTCCCTGCCGGATCTGGTGCGCATCGCGGACAAGCTGGGCGCCGGTACCGCAAAGCCGTAG
- a CDS encoding MASE4 domain-containing protein — protein sequence MRPPRRVQGDHPFLLSTSPPTRNQERLAVCVLAVLVAELLVTAPFARIPLPGTEILLPAYGAAILLIELITSALLLALFSVQHSRAVLVLAIGYLFSGLMVVPWMLTFPGVFEALGLDAGLQVTASIAALRRLGFPLFVLAYALLKDGPASEPRFHGSVPLAIVGSVAGAFAAAGMLTWFILANDDSLPNFMRNARNVTGLWSYIPAMAIFLYLTALAVLFARRRSVLDLWLMVVLCTLLIEIILLSYVSAGIRLSVGWWGGRSYGLASASMVLLVLLSESTTLYARVARSVSAERRARETRLTAMEALSALIAHEINQPLASMVTNADAGLRWLEKENPDPAEAQAALRRIVNDGHRAGRVIESIRAMFKKEARDRVPLDVNRLIEEVLARCRDDVRLGRVTVETALEPGLPTVTGNPIQLQQVLSNLVSNAIDAMCSVTGRARVLRVTSRSQAPGEVMVSVEDSGPGVGPELRGRIFEPFFTTKPDGMGMGLMFCRLIIESGGGRLWADGNVPHGAVFRFTLPGSDDGVWPVGEQAR from the coding sequence GTGAGACCACCGAGGCGTGTGCAGGGCGATCATCCTTTCCTGCTTTCGACATCGCCGCCGACCCGGAACCAGGAGCGGCTTGCCGTCTGCGTGCTCGCGGTCCTGGTCGCCGAACTGCTGGTCACGGCACCGTTCGCGCGCATCCCGCTGCCCGGCACCGAGATCCTGCTGCCGGCCTACGGGGCCGCGATACTGCTGATCGAGTTGATCACGTCGGCCCTGCTGCTGGCGCTGTTCTCGGTCCAGCACTCGCGTGCCGTCCTCGTCCTGGCGATCGGCTACCTCTTCTCGGGCCTGATGGTGGTGCCGTGGATGCTCACGTTTCCCGGCGTGTTCGAGGCGCTGGGCCTGGACGCGGGGTTGCAGGTCACCGCCTCGATCGCCGCCCTGCGCCGCCTGGGGTTCCCCCTGTTCGTGCTCGCCTACGCGTTGTTGAAGGATGGTCCGGCTTCGGAGCCGAGGTTCCACGGATCGGTTCCGCTGGCGATCGTCGGAAGCGTCGCCGGCGCGTTCGCCGCCGCCGGCATGCTGACCTGGTTTATCCTCGCGAACGACGATTCGCTGCCGAACTTCATGAGGAACGCGAGGAACGTCACCGGCTTGTGGTCGTACATTCCGGCCATGGCGATATTCCTCTACCTGACGGCGCTCGCCGTCCTGTTCGCCCGGCGACGGTCGGTGCTCGACCTCTGGCTGATGGTCGTGCTCTGCACGCTGCTCATCGAGATCATCCTGCTCTCCTACGTCAGCGCCGGCATCCGCCTGAGCGTCGGGTGGTGGGGAGGGCGCTCCTACGGGCTGGCCTCCGCCAGCATGGTGCTGCTCGTCCTGCTGTCGGAATCGACGACCCTTTATGCCCGGGTCGCCCGGTCGGTTTCCGCCGAGCGCCGCGCCCGCGAAACGCGGCTTACGGCGATGGAGGCCCTGTCGGCCCTGATCGCCCACGAGATCAACCAGCCCTTGGCCAGCATGGTCACGAATGCGGACGCGGGTCTCCGCTGGCTCGAAAAGGAAAACCCCGATCCCGCCGAGGCGCAGGCGGCCCTGAGACGGATCGTGAATGACGGCCATCGCGCCGGCAGGGTGATCGAGAGCATCAGGGCGATGTTCAAGAAGGAAGCCCGGGATCGCGTGCCGCTGGACGTGAACCGATTGATCGAGGAGGTCCTGGCACGCTGCCGCGACGACGTCCGGCTGGGCCGCGTGACCGTCGAAACGGCGCTGGAGCCGGGATTGCCGACCGTCACCGGCAACCCGATCCAGCTTCAGCAGGTCTTGTCCAACCTGGTCTCGAACGCGATCGACGCCATGTGCTCCGTGACGGGCAGGGCGCGCGTGCTGCGGGTCACGTCCCGATCGCAGGCTCCCGGCGAGGTCATGGTCTCCGTCGAGGACTCCGGACCCGGCGTCGGTCCGGAGCTGAGAGGCAGGATCTTCGAGCCGTTCTTCACGACGAAACCCGACGGAATGGGCATGGGACTGATGTTTTGCAGATTGATCATCGAGTCCGGCGGCGGACGGCTCTGGGCGGACGGCAATGTCCCGCACGGCGCGGTCTTCCGGTTCACGCTGCCGGGCAGCGACGACGGCGTCTGGCCGGTCGGGGAACAAGCCCGATGA
- a CDS encoding SDR family NAD(P)-dependent oxidoreductase has translation MADEARKVALVTGAARGIGLAAARRFLADGWRVALLDIDGETLREAISETGAPDATLALVADVADPDAVSRALEDLRRRFGRLDALVNNAGTAVFKPILETSFEEWSRVLAVNLSGPFLCTQKAAPLMAETGGGAVVNITSISGMRASTLRVAYGTSKAGLAHLTKQQAVELASLGIRVNAVAPGPVDTAMAKAVHSPAIRADYRDAIPLGRYGLEEELAEAIFFLCSDRASYITGQTLGVDGGFGATGIGLPTLRGEARGD, from the coding sequence ATGGCTGATGAAGCGCGGAAGGTGGCACTGGTGACAGGTGCGGCCCGGGGTATCGGTCTCGCCGCGGCGAGACGCTTTCTGGCCGATGGCTGGCGGGTCGCACTCCTCGACATCGACGGCGAGACGCTTCGGGAAGCGATCTCCGAAACCGGCGCTCCCGACGCGACGCTGGCGCTCGTCGCTGACGTCGCCGACCCGGACGCGGTGAGCCGCGCCTTGGAGGACCTCCGCAGGCGGTTCGGCCGGCTCGACGCCCTGGTGAACAATGCCGGCACCGCGGTCTTCAAACCGATCCTCGAGACGTCCTTCGAAGAGTGGTCGCGCGTCCTGGCGGTGAATCTGAGCGGTCCCTTCCTTTGCACACAGAAGGCCGCGCCGCTGATGGCCGAGACCGGCGGAGGCGCGGTCGTGAACATCACGTCGATCTCCGGAATGCGGGCCTCGACCCTCCGCGTCGCCTACGGCACCAGCAAAGCCGGGCTCGCTCACCTGACGAAGCAGCAGGCGGTCGAGCTTGCAAGCCTCGGAATCCGCGTCAACGCCGTGGCACCCGGCCCGGTCGACACGGCCATGGCCAAGGCGGTGCACAGCCCCGCGATCCGGGCGGACTATCGCGACGCCATCCCGCTCGGACGCTACGGGCTCGAGGAGGAGCTTGCCGAAGCGATCTTCTTCCTGTGCAGCGATCGCGCCAGCTACATCACCGGGCAGACGCTCGGCGTGGACGGAGGTTTCGGCGCCACGGGCATCGGGTTGCCGACGCTTCGCGGGGAAGCCCGCGGCGATTGA